From Gottschalkia purinilytica, one genomic window encodes:
- a CDS encoding sigma-70 family RNA polymerase sigma factor — protein MSDQSKEKDYELYKHIKEMRDGSIESFDFIYNETSSDVYRLISMIVYNNMDREDIMNEVYVQLWSSINNYNLDKPFRAWLHGITVRQISNFKRKNWRIFRIFEKQCSMLSREDMSYEPNIIHSELESEIMELINSLSDKLKAVIVLRYCYDYSLQEIADILEIPLGTVKSRHHLALKQLKRRIDLINNVDGGRKNKKWILKGN, from the coding sequence TTGTCAGACCAGTCAAAAGAAAAAGACTACGAGCTTTATAAGCATATAAAAGAGATGAGAGATGGCTCAATCGAATCTTTTGACTTTATTTATAATGAAACCAGTAGTGATGTTTATAGATTAATTTCAATGATTGTTTATAATAACATGGATAGAGAGGATATTATGAATGAAGTTTATGTTCAGTTGTGGAGTTCAATTAATAATTATAATTTAGATAAACCTTTTCGAGCATGGCTTCATGGAATAACTGTTCGGCAAATTAGTAACTTTAAAAGAAAAAATTGGCGTATTTTTCGGATTTTTGAAAAACAATGTTCAATGCTAAGCAGAGAGGATATGAGTTATGAGCCAAACATTATTCACTCTGAATTAGAAAGTGAAATAATGGAATTAATTAATAGTTTATCAGATAAACTAAAAGCAGTAATAGTTTTAAGATACTGTTATGATTATTCATTGCAAGAGATTGCAGATATATTAGAAATACCTTTGGGAACTGTAAAGTCAAGACATCACTTAGCTTTGAAGCAGTTAAAAAGGCGGATAGATTTAATAAATAATGTGGATGGAGGTCGCAAAAATAAAAAATGGATATTGAAAGGAAATTAA
- the nrdG gene encoding anaerobic ribonucleoside-triphosphate reductase activating protein, with translation MDNMLRVAGIVQDSIVDGPGIRLVVFTQGCKHNCTGCHNPHTHSFKGGKLVDFESIIKMIKENPLLDGITLSGGEPFEQAKPLAKLAERVKKLGYSIVTYTGYTYEFIERNSSEINGWTELLDNIDVLVDGKFEIEKKNLMLKLRGSENQRIIDVKKTKLNREIVLADI, from the coding sequence ATGGATAACATGTTGAGAGTTGCAGGAATAGTTCAAGATTCCATTGTAGATGGGCCAGGTATACGTCTTGTAGTTTTTACACAAGGTTGTAAACATAACTGTACAGGATGCCATAATCCACATACTCATTCTTTTAAGGGAGGAAAATTAGTTGATTTTGAGAGTATTATTAAGATGATAAAAGAAAATCCACTGTTAGATGGTATAACGTTAAGTGGTGGAGAACCTTTTGAACAAGCAAAACCTCTTGCAAAGTTAGCAGAACGAGTAAAAAAATTGGGATACAGTATTGTTACATATACTGGATATACTTACGAATTTATAGAGAGGAATTCTTCTGAAATAAATGGATGGACAGAGTTGCTTGATAATATAGACGTACTTGTAGACGGAAAATTTGAAATTGAAAAGAAAAATCTGATGCTAAAGCTTAGAGGTTCTGAAAATCAACGTATTATTGATGTAAAAAAAACAAAGCTTAATAGAGAAATTGTACTTGCAGATATTTAA